In Vicia villosa cultivar HV-30 ecotype Madison, WI linkage group LG7, Vvil1.0, whole genome shotgun sequence, the DNA window GTGTTGCAAGATGTTGTTAAGACCCAACATGGAGGTGGTGGTAGAAAATCTTGCGTCAACGTCACTTTACGTGATGTCGAAGGAAATATCATTGAGCTGGTCTTATGGGATGATTACGGCAAGCAATTCATGAACTACACTACCCCGGATAACATTTCTGGGCCTACTATTGTCATACTGACACATGCCTGGTGCAAGCCAAATACAGGTTTCATTACCATTTCAACTTGTGTGTTAGTCGTTTATTTATAACTGCTTTTAAGGTTACCAAAATTTTCATGGGATGTTTACTTATTATCATCCACATTTTACTGATAGTTTTATAATCTAACTATCAAACCATCACATGTTATGGCATAACTGCTTTTAAAGCATAAAAAAATTTCATGGGATGTTTACTTATTATCATCCACTTTTTAATGATAGTTTTATAATCTAACTATCAAACCATCACATGTTATGGCAGTTTCCGGTTTCCCGTGTCTATCCAATGCATGGAACGGCTCAAGGCTTTACATAAACTTGGAGCATCCACAAGTCGACGAATTCAAAGCTAGGTAATGTCTTATGAACCTAATAACCATCTTAATAAATATATGACTATCATACTACAGCATGTTAAATACTAATATATTATTCTCTCAGTTTTGGAGCAACTGCTTTGTCCAATATACCTGCCCTTTCCCAATCACTAACCTGTGATTCAACCATTCAACCTGCTAACAACTTCTGGACTGGCTTGGGTGAGGTCAAGAGTATCCAAGCAATCTCTGATTTGGGAAAGGTCTgccttttattttcatatttgtaTCATTCTACATTTTTTATGTTATATAGATAATTGTTACGCAACTACGAAGTTTATACTGTTTTACGCAATAGGATTGTTATGCAACTACGATTGGGACTACCGTCGGTTTAAGAGCCTCCAAAAATGGTTGGTATTTTGAGTCATGCACTGGATCCTCTGGGAATGCAAATTCGGAACCTGTTACCAAGTGAGAAGTCTCTCTTGCCATTTCAATACATGTAAATAATTGTTGTAATGCCTTCATTAACTTTATATTGTACTATTCATCTTAGATTCAAAGTTGAAGTGGAGGTAGTATATGATGGACACAAGGGGATCTTTGTTTTTTGGGATAAGGATTGTATTCCTTATACTAAACTGACTGCTAAGGAAATTAGAGAAGTTATGAAGACGGTGAGTTTGACAGTGCCGCATAACTTCCATTCTTACGTCCAGTTTATTTGTTTAGCTATTATTAACTATATTAGTTGTTGTTATCAATAGGCTGGAGAGGACAACCCAAAGATTTGGCCTGCTCAACTCGATGTCTTGCTGAATAGAGAACTCGCCTTTCGTATCAAGTATCAATCACAATACCGGCAATTCTCAGTCGTGAAAATACTTAATGAGGAAGACCTTTACAACAAGTTTCACAACTACCTCACCACCAATCAGGTTCAAATATCCGTGTCATTCTAATTGCTTAAAACCTTTACATTTAATTCTGCAAACAATAACCATTTTTCTGCACATTTTTCAGAATCCAACCAATCCTCCTGTTCTAGAAAATTCCACCAACGCTCCTAATACAAACCAAGTAAGTTACTCATGTTTGACTGTTCCACCTCTGCTCCACAATAGTAGCATATTCATGCAAATCATGTTCCAGCCCTGCTCCACAATTTCTCCGATTTCTCATATATATGCAACACTGGCCATAAATGTTGTTTTTCTTAGCAGTCTGAGAAAACTCATCATCTATAAGTGTTGTGAATCAGTTCTGGAATGCTGTGGGATTAACTTCATTGTTTTTACATCTAGCATATATATTTCACTACAATCCCTTTGTTTATTTTTCATCCAAAACATTCAAATGATCCATAATATACACATATATCAGAACTGTGTGTTAGCTTTATAGAGGAAGAAATTGGAAAGGTTGAATTAAAATGAAGTTATATTTTTCTGTTTGGCATTGTAGTCATGTGGTTTTATAAGCCAATCTGTCTGCGTATTATTGCATTGCTTCCAATGTTGTTTCTACATTGTAACTCCTTTGTAAATGGCATATGCAGGCCTCACAAACATCTGAACAATCTCTTTGCGCTAGAGCTGACTCGGCTGCTAACCATACTTCGAGTCCAGAAGCAAGCTCCAACACCACTCCTGCCAAGAGGATTGCTATGTCAACATCGGTTAATGATATCATACTGGCTGAAGAACTCACTCCTAAGCAATCGGCCACAAAACCCAAGCCTGGAAAGAAGATTAAGCACTTGAAGAAGGAGTAATTTGGTGGGGTGATGGAAGATATTTGTCTCATTTTTTGATGCTGTTTCTAGCATATAATCAGTTGTAAGGATTTAATCCAACTATTCAGTACTTATTTTGTTGCCCACTCTCAGTATGAGTGTTCTATGCCATGATGCACTGTAACTAAAACTCCTAACTCGAGATAGTGCTATTTTGTGTTAGATTAATGCTGGATGTTAAATTTAATTGTCaagttattttatatatgttGATGTTATTCTTAGATCTCCATACATGTGCAATCGAAATAACTTCCACTTGAGCAGACAATAGCAAGATTTGTTAAAAGTTCGTCCCCATGAGTTTTAGGACACAAACATAAGATTATTTCCCTGTACCAGATTTTTAGAAAACTATTGAGTATGATATCTTTTTCTAGCCATAGTATCTCCCTGCTATGATGGCAATGACAGTTCTGGACTATCCTTACACATTAACCCATCAACATTGAATACATTAATTAGCAAGGGATCTTCGATATTGGCTACCCAATAATTCGCAGACAAAAGATTAATTAGTTCTGGACTATCCACTTAAACCATTATTTAGAAAACTGTTGACTCCCCAATAAACAAAGGGATCTTGGCTGAACACACATTAACAtatttgtgaaggatagaaaaacacttagaaaggggggggattgaataagtgtgactttaaatcttgagcgataaaaataaaatgcacaattatttttatcctggttcgctgttaacgaagctactccagtccacccccgcagagatgatttacctcaactgaggatttaatccactaatcgcacggattacaatggttctccacttagtccgcaactaagtcttccagagtcttctgatcacacactgatcactccaggaacaactgcttagttcactcctaagacttttctagagtctactgatcaacacgatcactctaggcttagttcactcctaagacttttctagagtctactgatcaacacgatcactctaggcttagttcactcctaagactttctgctcagccaactgccaagacttcctagagtatactgatcaaccgatcactctagttccttacaacttaatgtaatcaattcaagagtttacaaatgcttcttaaaagcgataatcacaactgtgatatttctcttacagtttaagcttaatctcactaagatattacaacagcaatgtagtgagctttgatgaagatgaagattctgagtttagatttgaacagagtttcagcaagttaatttgaattgtattggtgcgaaaatcgttaaccttgcttctcatcagaacttcatatttataggcgttgagaagatgaccgttgggtgcatttaatgctttgcgtgttccgtacagcattgcatttaatgttatacgcttttgtcaactacctcgagccttgttcacgctgtgtctactgacgttgcctttagtagctttaacgttccttttgtcagtcagcgtagtctgccacgtgtacttccttctgatctgatgtttgtgaatacgacgtttgaatatcatcagagtcaaacagcttggtgcatagcatcttctgatcttgaagtgcttctgttgcgtgataccatcttctgatcttcagtgcttctgatctcttgttcatctgatgcttcatagacccatgttctgattctgcttcgaccatcttctgatgtcttgccagaccatgttctgatgttgcatgctgaaccatttgagacacatcttctgagcgctgaattatgcgtactctttatatatttcctgaaagggaaattgcattggattagagtaccatattatcttaagcaaaattcatattattgttatcatcaaaactaagataattgataagaacaaatcttgttctaacaatctccccctttttgatgatgacaaaaacatatataaatgatatgaatttgcgatcagaaagagtagacggcaaaagacaaattacacagctatagcataagcatatgaatatgtctccccctgagattgacaatctccccctgagataaataatctccccctgaaataaatactcgaagaactttgataaaagacttccctgattatttcggtagagacgatcatataagcttctgccttcagagaattcatagcttctgacttctgcttccattggacagcttcagaacttgaatttctttagatcttcagaacattcacagcttctgacttctgcttccattcaggacagcttcagaacttgaatttctttagatcttcagaacattcacagcttctgacttctgcttccattcaggacagcttcagaacttgaatttctggatcttttggagcattcacatcttctgatttctgcttccctcggatagcttcagaactttgaatgtctaccaatcatcacttcatgctagatttgtatcagaacattgttgaatgtaccagagcatcatctgagcatctctacatcctgaaatgttacagaacacaaactaaacgacaaaagtcagcatgaacgagttagaacataaaatgtatattcaaatacatgatatgtatcagagccaaatgtatcagagcatttaggctaaaaacgtgtatcagagcaaataatgtatcagagccataacattatatgtatcagagcaaatagaattttgtcataacaggatagacaatgatattcaaattctattatcagtgcttctgattcattcttctttcttgcttctgatctctgaagcttgacagcactcagcttgcttcagtttccaagagcttattccttttacagaataacgctgcttatggttttgcttctggtgtttgcttctgaagattcacttcacttctctgtacctgcaaaacacttaaaccatatagaacttgcagttcttgttagtgaatgtgtgggagcctttacccagcaactgatagatttaatcaaatcatttatcatttatcttctccccctttttgtcatatcatcaaaaaatagaaaaaattcagatgaataaaacagaacacatggaggaagaggatgatttcattaaggttcaaccaaaaaattcaaaagtacaggatgaaaaaaaaaataaaaaaaaaccagatgcacagaaacaaaacagatgcaaagaaaagaaagaaacaacatagactcaatctaagatggccctagtcttgacaagatcttggccagcatctgtttaacatcgttgttgtgtccttcttgcctctcaatgaaagcatcatacttctcattgagtgagctttgctcatcctgtctcctttgaatcgcttctagagtccttgcgagacgagaaggttcatcaagagaagtttcaccgctttcaaccacaggaatgacatgttgatctgcagcttccatagaagtatcatttgctgggatatcctcaacagggtctgatttagcaacatgatcttcagcatctgcttcttgcatagaagcatctccatactctgcagcaggaatttcagagtctccattctctagagcctgaagaatggcagctaaattcctgggagcagaaggaccttcaactactggtggatcaacaacttctggaatgaccaagctagggtctttcttagaagggttttccctcagaaagtcaaagagagtcttgaagtctcctagcagaacaggatactcaggaatccagataaccatgtccctgcatgggtttgcttccattgcagcagccagtctcaaaacttccaattcatccacaaagggcttctccttagcagcaacacaatttctgagaggatgataGTAtttaccattatcttcctccagaaggtaaccagggtaaccaggggcagcagccactagtcttttctgaactcccattgcttctacttggaaatccttgcgaaatcttctccagagatttcttgtagaaacatcatccagaccatttaggaatgcatccttcagaaggtctagactgctaatcacctcatgtctgaagagttccaggaatgtagaaggttcaggttcaggcggattgaaggtgaatttgtagtcaggatagagaagacagtagggttgggattttctggtaggtaatggatgggATAAAGAAGATGGAGGTGCGGTGGTTGAGGAGGAGggaatatctgagagaatgattgatgatgtTGGAGTGTCAGATGGAATGAATTTAGGAGagggtggagtatttgtaaagggaattggtgaggagaaattatcagaaggagttggtggaagaatgctcagcggtgtggggtttagaatgggagaggagaaggatgatggagaaggattttgtaaagtgaagtttacttttggttcagaaggaggtgattggggagaaggtttaggaacagaaggaggtggagtataaACCTGCcttgaagatctggttctgtgtaGGGAGTCTCTGATCCTCTTATTTCTGTATTCAGAAGatcccaccttgtcaggatcataggtgacccttaacttcttggctctttcagcctcatcttcttcagcctttctttttaaccttgcctgtcgttccttcttatccttcttcagaatatcctctttagacggaagtactctgccacggatccaagcaggatcaacatctgattgcttcctcacgcaatcttccaagtaaaacttgacaacttgatcaagttctttatgaaacagagagatgaaccctttaacagcaattcttctggaaagaatgtcaggaaagcttgtgcacataacaggtacattcttaatgacttccagtccgaacagatcaacaccattgaagatgggaccttgagttactccaagaaaatgcgaggcattacgatttctgatggagtccaccactttgctttcaatcagaatgtctgaaatcattcttccgaaaggaatggttgttcttggaatatgagggtacttcgccctttcatcttctcttgactcaaagatagaggttttcaggttctcaaatagaatatgagagatgttgatctctatctttttgccaatgcagaaaagagtatacttgtgagtcggactgatgtaggaggagcagcgcatcttttttctatggtgaagagaacccaggataatctcagcccatactttataaaaaggctttaagttgcccgtaaaagcagagtcagttccaacaaccgtagagatttgtttttcaactaaagtccagtcaacagtgtggggttgaaactcagaccaactttctttatcatcaagattgtacagctttctgatgagtttctcagtgatagtcacttcatgccctagcacgaatgagatgatggcagttggggtaactgttgcatgtacccaaaatttctttacaagttcaggataaattggaccaaccaatctatcaagatatttagaccatccttgctcaaagattcttgcatcacactgaaagccatttgcctTAAGGTTATTGACGTCCACtgccgattcacatagaacttccagttctttcgtgggtattaagcatgttttcaacggagcatcatttttgcttaatcggttctgtgtggaagtgatactatctttagagattgatgaacgggaagatggattcattatgataatgtttgagatcaaatcaagaactagggtttgaagagagatgcaacaaggtgaatgcacaaaagataaagaaagagagaaaaagtgagaatgaagatgaaacgggttatttaaaagatttaaaaagaaatctttatgcatttaatgagaaatgacattaggagagagaatacagtaaatgaaatgatttaatacagttacctaggtcggcgtcttttcaactgcacgctttgtacaaaccatacagacacgtgttcatcattagataatagatgacagctgtaaatatcagagagattttacgcctccagattctgatcactgcttctgagttgatcaagtttctcttctggaaatactccttctgaagtgtgctgatataagtctgaatgatcttcagATCCATTACTTCAGATGTACAccgcttctggaggttcacttctttgttctgcagcttctgataagataaaactgtatctgcagaaattcttaagctctttgtttcatcaggaacaagtttatcatcaaaacagatgtttgttgatttgtccacaatcaatgtttcaatgttgtatattctgtagcatttagagcattcagaataatcaagaatgaaacaccaaagccttagaggcaaacatcatagatggttccaagactaataagcttcttttcagaattcctacaaacagatttaagaaccagaacttgagagacaatctttcttcccttcaagtgttgagaccaacttgaatccaggtgtcaagtcatgttgaatgttgtcttctttgttatcaggagaatctgcaaaagaaataatctttttctttggtacccatatcttcttgggtcctttcttgttagattttctcaagttctgtttgaacttggatttaacattgtaagcaataggaggaacagcatgataattcttaatgtgagtttcatgatatttcctaagttgtgtcacatgcttcttagtgtgtgtaatgtgaaaactttgtgcatgtgaagtgtgcctaatatcatgagagtggccatacttgaactgatcatacaatggcttgtatgtgagtttcatttcatcaacaggttcaagtttgtatggggtttcaccctcataaccaatgcctactcttttgtttccagatacagcatatatcatagaagctagttgacttctgccaatacttctagataggaacttcctgaaacttaaatcatattccttcagaacatggtttagactgggagtgaatttttctgaatcagaaggagatccaacattattggatagttttaaaagtttatctttcaattcagaattttccaattcaagcctctttgtttcaaattcaaatagttttttcagctttttgtatttaatacaaatctgagacttggattccagaagttcagttaatccggaaactaactcatctctagtaagttcagaaaatacctcttcagaatctgattctgatgtagattctgatccgtcatcttctgtcgccatcagcgcacagttggcctgctcatcttctgaatcatcttctgactcatcccaggttgccataagacctttcttcttatgagactttttcttgggactttccttcagaAGATtcggacattcattcttgtagtgtccaggctcattgcattcatagcacatgaccttcttcttgtcaaaccttctttcatcagaagattctccacgttcaaatttccttgaacttctgaagcctctgaacttcctttgcttggtcttccagagttggtttagccttctggaaatcatggacagttcatcttcttcttcagattctgattcttcaggatcttcttctctagcctgaaaagctttagtgcatttcttgatattggattttaatgcaatagacttacctttcttttgaggctcatttgcgtccagctcaatctcatggcttctcaaggcactgataagctcttccaaagaaacttcattcagattcttcgcaatcttgaatgcagtcaccataggaccccatcttctgggtaagcttctgatgatcttctttacatgatcagccttggtgtatcctttgtcaagaactctcaatccagcagtcagagtttgaaatctcgaaaacatcttttcaatgtcttcatcatcctccatcttgaaggcttcatacttctggattagggcaagagcttttgtctccttgacttgagcatttccttcatgagtcattttcaaggactcatatatgtcataggtcgtttccctgttagatatcttctcatactcagcatgagagatagcattcagcaaaacagttctacatttatgatgattcctgaaaagcttcttttggtcatcattcatttcttgccttgacagcttcacgcctctggcatttactggatgtttgtaaccatccatcagaagatcccatagatcaccgtctagacccagaaagtaactttccagtttatctttccagtattcaaagttttcaccatcaaataccggcggtctagtataaccattgttaccgttgtattgctcagcagagccagatgtagatgtaatcttttcactttcatcaaccatcttttaaatgaagcgtttttctcttcctgaatcttttctaaacacggttaagtgcttgcaccttagaaccggcgctctgatgccaattgaaggatagaaaaacacttagaaagggggggggattgaataagtgtgactttaaatcttgagcgataaaaataaaatgcacaattatttttatcctggttcgctgttaacgaagctactccagtccacccccgcagagatgatttacctcaactgaggatttaatccactaatcgcacggattacaatggttctccacttagtccgcaactaagtcttccagagtcttctgatcacacactgatcactccaggaacaactgcttagttcactcctaagacttttctagagtctactgatcaacacgatcactctaggcttagttcactcctaagacttttctagagtctactgatcaacacgatcactctaggcttagttcactcctaagactttctgctcagccaactaccaagacttcctagagtatactgatcaaccgatcactctagttccttacaacttaatgtaatcaattcaagagtttacaaatgcttcttaaaagcgataatcacaactgtgatatttctcttacagtttaagcttaatctcactaagatattacaacagcaatgtagtgagctttgatgaagatgaagattctgagtttagatttgaacagagtttcagcaagttaatttgaattgtattggtgcgaaaatcgttaaccttgcttctcatcagaacttcatatttataggcgttgagaagatgaccgttgggtgcatttaatgctttgcgtgttccgtacagcattgcatttaatgttatacgcttttgtcaactacctcgagccttgttcacgctgtgtctactgacgttgcctttagtagctttaacgttccttttgtcagtcagcgtagtctgccacgtgtacttccttctgatctgatgtttgtgaatacgacgtttgaatatcatcagagtcaaacagcttggtgcatagcatcttctgatcttgaagtgcttctgttgcgtgataccatcttctgatcttcagtgcttctgatctcttgttcatctgatgcttcatagacccatgttctgattctgcttcgaccatcttctgatgtcttgccagaccatgttctgatgttgcatgctgaaccatttgagacacatcttctgagcgctgaattatgcgtactctttatatatttcctgaaagggaaattgcattggattagagtaccatattatcttaagcaaaattcatattattgttatcatcaaaactaagataattgataagaacaaatcttgttctaacaatttgtCCTACCTGAATATTCCCAATGTATTATATTTATTCAAGACATATTAATTCAACCCGTTTGAACAAGATATTTATAAGGTATTGTTGTACCAGGTATTATAAGTTGTTGTTCTATTAAATTTAAGAGGAGATTGGAATTAATAAATCTTATGATATTAGTTTTTACAAACTGTACATCTCTTTTATCCAGCTTTGCGTGTTTTATATGTGATTTATTGTACAATGGCCAGATTTTAGGGGTAAAAGATGACTGTACCGTGCCTTGGGAACTGCCAATTTGCTCCAAAAACTACCTTGCCTGCCACGGATCAGCAACTAGCAGCCACCATGTCCATAGTTTGGGAAATTTTTGGGTACAATGTCACTTCTACATTAAATGCAGCCAGCATTTTCCCACGGTCAGCATTGATGGTACATACTTTCTGAACTTTATTTCCATTCTTTCCAAACATCACATT includes these proteins:
- the LOC131619441 gene encoding uncharacterized protein LOC131619441; its protein translation is MSRAPILIKDLVKGNQIWKMAIRVVDLWTVTEKNGYQHIEMVIQDGEGDKIHVTTRNRDFNDWVQQVKEHDTFFLYNGEPVDNDAPLKVCSNPLKLVFNGGTTMTSVAIPGIPTHKFCFHPIENFLKGNFKHDLLYDVIGVLQDVVKTQHGGGGRKSCVNVTLRDVEGNIIELVLWDDYGKQFMNYTTPDNISGPTIVILTHAWCKPNTVSGFPCLSNAWNGSRLYINLEHPQVDEFKASFGATALSNIPALSQSLTCDSTIQPANNFWTGLGEVKSIQAISDLGKDCYATTIGTTVGLRASKNGWYFESCTGSSGNANSEPVTKFKVEVEVVYDGHKGIFVFWDKDCIPYTKLTAKEIREVMKTAGEDNPKIWPAQLDVLLNRELAFRIKYQSQYRQFSVVKILNEEDLYNKFHNYLTTNQNPTNPPVLENSTNAPNTNQASQTSEQSLCARADSAANHTSSPEASSNTTPAKRIAMSTSVNDIILAEELTPKQSATKPKPGKKIKHLKKE